In the genome of Engraulis encrasicolus isolate BLACKSEA-1 chromosome 21, IST_EnEncr_1.0, whole genome shotgun sequence, the window TTTATTATAAtttttataaatccaagggtattatgagtgctcgtgactggatataaactacaggctgcctgatgggcttacagtaggcctatattatggtgcattatagatgtgcattatacattgcattatagatgcatccatatgaacttcactttacttagagcacacattgacatcttatgatctcacatggaacattatagcatcttatgatcctttatgacagtttatcctccaggtctgtgcatagaggggtataggtactcataatgtgctataagccccatcaggcagcctgtagtttatagccagtcgtGAGCattcatgacacccttggatttataaagcattataagctagatccATGGTTATTCATATACTgtcaatataaagcatcatgagtgtagtcataatatgataagtaattataatgtgcattataatttgttataaatgcgcttataatgcacTAGACATAGGCTTTCAGTAAAGTGTGTTACCAACCTTTTTTTATATTAATGTGCAACTTTTGATGATGGTACCACTTAGAATATTTATGCAGTCTCATGGATATATATCAGCAAAAAACAAGTTGCCACCCGATACCTCCGACGaacttgcaagataggatttctgtcCCGCTGCCtatttttgcatttttaaatGTAGTCCATACTTAATTAGATAGTCTTAATACCACATGACATTTCAGAAAACGTGCAATACATTTTCCCCCATatatatgtgagtaatcaccgtaTTAAGTATCATGGTGATATCCGCAATTTAAAAatgttggcctattcacctgtagtGTCTCCAAAACCTTATTATAAGCCTCTgacagccatgttgaaaataaccCATTTCCCAAAGTAAGATTTTACGAGATTATtcgtatgtcatttagcaggtcccatagtaatagaatccatgaacattttttggggttaAAACTTATATTTACCCTCCTATGAACTTGGCCAAAAGTTCACTCATGTGTGTGAGGAGTTGTCCCACACCCTTACAAAATTTGCACTGCACGccacttcaactcctcctccccacgtgccccccacacctcacacatggtgtaccacgtagatcaaactggtgcaagctcatCGTAGTGTTCACATTTGTAGTCGACTTTATATGCgctgtgtttaataccacccactTCATGACGACAAGTTTTTGCTGATGTACTTTGTCAATGTTGATCGATGGCGCACCTATTCGAATAAGACTATCTCTCGTCTCAGCACAAGGAGTCTGTGTTTTTTCATATGGAATGCTGTGTAAATGAACATGACATGTGTAGATAACCTTTTCACCATTCTCATCCTCAGACAACATGAAAAACATTAAACAACATGCAGGTAAGTGTGCTAAATATGCTAGCTGTGAGAACTTTTTAATCACAGAATGTCAGCAGTTGATagaacaaatgtgaatatgtatctggcgttatgtaaagcgattttttcgTATGAGAGTTGACACTCGACCGCGTCCCTCTGTCAGAAGTTACATCTGGGGTTCTCTGATAgcagaccgtgaaagtggtcgcaagagtcatcgttcactattgactcaaataaccaccggctgactcgggacagtgattaattaaccttttaatcctacataatGCCGTTTAAATATTTCTTAGATATATTTAGGAGTTGCTCAGTCTTATTGCTATTGACATAAATAGGGTAAGATATAGAAATTGATATTCATTTCTACCTTGTCCACTAGTGGATGTGACCCTGGATCCTGATACAGCACATCCCAAGCTCATTCTATCTGCTGATGGGAAACAAGTGAAGCATGGAGACACACGGCAGAATCTCCCAGACACTCCAAAGAGGTTTAATTATATTGGCAGTGTGTTGGGAGGAGAGGGGTTCTCCTCTGGAAAATTCTTACTACGAGGTTCAGGTTAAGGGGAAGACTGGCTGGGCTATAGGAGTGGCCAGGGAGTCCATCAACAGGAAGGGATCGATAAAAGCAAGTCCTGATAATGGATACTGGACAATACGGCTGAGAAATGGGACTTATGAGGCTCTAGCTAGGCCTTTTGTTCCCCTCTCCCTGATTGGGATACTCCAaagggtgggggtgtttgtggaCTATGATGCAGGTCTGGTCTCCTTCTATGATGCAGATTGTTGGGATCATATCTACTCTTTTAACAATGTCTCCTTTACTGGAAAAATCTATCCGTATTTCAGCCCCGTTATGAATGAGGGAGGTAAAAATTCAGTCCCTCTCATAATCTCCCCAGTCCATGTCTGCCCTATCAAGTAAATAATATGAAATGTTCAAGTTTATGCACAATCATAAAAGAGTAAAAAGACACACTGGGTTGGGTAAGATTTTAGTAGTCATATTTGCACGTTATTTGCATAGGGTACAATCTGAATTACATCTTAAAACTGCAAACTGCAAAACTGctaatttcagtttttttcccaAGAGCTGCAGGACAGATCTTTTAAGATATTGTATCGTGCCTAATACATGACTTACTCTGAGCGATACTTTACAGGCCTACTTgttccataggcctaccatttttTACAGCTCCAACAACAAGTGGTTTGCACCCACTGAAATATATGctggtattttcttttttttaatcagagGAGATAAGATATGGTTCCAGTTATGGGATTGTATAGAGTTGTGTATGCTGTATTCCGTTTCTGTACTTGTGACCAGGGCTCTATTACCACCAGAcagctggccaaatgctggttaaatttcaatttagctggtagaaaagagaaacttaccagccactttgacccactagTGAGCTTGTGTTTGGCTCACAGCATATCTACAAGACATTTTGACTAGTGATTAAAAAGATGTAATTTAGATCCCTGCTTGTGACTGTAGCATTGCTAAacttttctgatatttttgcctcTGCTTTTTAATTATATGTATATGATTATGAAAAGGTATTCAGTGTTAGGGTTTTGGACTCTGTTTTAGCTTTGGACTTCAGACAAGTTATAGATTCATATTTGTTACCTGGCTTTCCACTGTAAACTCATGTTCATGTAATTGCTTTACCAAGTAGCATGAACTAACCATGACAAATATTCTGAACCTAAAACCTGACCGAGTTGTATTTACCCAAACGgagtccgtgtactttttcgttcattcattattctattttggaatgaaaaatTAAATTCAAAAATGGGTgaaacttctttttttgttttaagcaatccaagcagaaatggctgtttTTGGTTTTCATCATGTGTTGCCTCATATGAAAATAGTATTTGGTAAATTGGCAAAATTTTTGATCGATTTTCAATTAGTAATATTTGTTTAATCATTTATTGAAATTCATTTGACTGACGCCATGGTTAACCGGAAAGATATTtggggtccgtgtatattttcgttcattcattattctattttggatatcacatgagaaaggaataaggactcgtttatgatgatttacgcttgaatatcacttatgaaatggaaccaagcgccatattttgatattttgaagGTACAGAAAATGAAACGCTGAAtattagaaaagagagaaaagcaaaaaagaaaaacatccttctgaattgcgtcttttgtttattcagaattcgggtgacctgagagtaaatcctggaaggctggttgagccttcattacatggtttctttggaggcaaacggactttgcaggcattgttgatgcaatattcagaacgttgctacacttcaaagatgtggtcgatctgtgatgactgtgcgaggaatttgtgtcatgagatggttgcgtaggctatccatatcaagcaagcgccacaagcatgtgcatacgcgccaccaccattgagtagggcgtcctagaggggggtagaagaatgatgtactgtctattttttttacttaaacttaTCACCCAATTTAACTTTCGCaacgacatttcatgtgcttaggcctggtcttaagacttgattgtatttggccatatagcctagcatcctaatccaacagaagtgcagctgtgcgaccgggaAAGATATCctcgatgggaaggggtagaccaactgtcattgagaacattgacagttcttacgatcagcctcagtttcccagttcatctcaagcctttaggtgtatgtacccggacatattgctttccaacaatatcactaatgttccaaatacaccaaagtgaaatgtgtattcaacatgcgtaaaacttggtatggagagcgcgcttcagctcattacacttgccagaatacgcaacagtttgcgcgagaacactgctttggacagTTTGCTCCCTAAgcctaatgcatattactacatggGAAAGGGTagaataggttattgattccagagacttaagcctttatttaggctataaagttgagtccataacataaagggaatttcatctctattttataaggcggacgcacgctccaatacaggcctaaccatccCGAGTGCTGTGCATGAGGCCTACTAGCCCGcacatcgcaaaaatgtttttcatcattctattatttttctgttgtgtctctggctccagctactgttctgtgtgtcgtttggtagttagaccttttctgatgcgacaaactttccttccgggtaaacagaggggtcagtcaaatgaaattcaataaatgaatagccaaatatcacaaattgaaaaacgatcaaaaatgttgtcattttttataatg includes:
- the LOC134438004 gene encoding LOW QUALITY PROTEIN: E3 ubiquitin-protein ligase TRIM39-like (The sequence of the model RefSeq protein was modified relative to this genomic sequence to represent the inferred CDS: deleted 1 base in 1 codon), which encodes NMKNIKQHAVDVTLDPDTAHPKLILSADGKQVKHGDTRQNLPDTPKRFNYIGSVLGGEGFSSGKFYYEVQVKGKTGWAIGVARESINRKGSIKASPDNGYWTIRLRNGTYEALARPFVPLSLIGILQRVGVFVDYDAGLVSFYDADCWDHIYSFNNVSFTGKIYPYFSPVMNEGGKNSVPLIISPVHVCPIK